Genomic DNA from Salvia miltiorrhiza cultivar Shanhuang (shh) chromosome 1, IMPLAD_Smil_shh, whole genome shotgun sequence:
GCTAATCAGACAAAACCATCTTTCACGATTTGTAATTTCCACATACACGTATACACGATAGcgatttttccttttctttttcttctattttgcTATTCAGATATTGATTAGTGAAATTTTCTCGTTGATAAGAATTTTCCGAAACCATTTTATACTCAATCCTAAATTTATTATCTTTGGCTTTTTAATGCCAGCCACTCAATGCAAAAAGACTATATGTTTTGCAAAAAATCTTTGCATTAATTTCTTTCTCATCAAAGATCAACAAATTGCCTACAAGTCTACATGGTTAATTTATTAGAGATGGCCTACCTGTGGACCTAGACTTTTATCGACTATTAATTCAACAACACTACATTAAATAACGTAGGAGACTAAAAATCAATGTACAATAacgattaaattaataaaaaagagTATATATTTTGCAAAAATTTCGTTGCATTAATTTCTTTCTCATCAAAGATCAACAAATTGCCTACAAGTCTACATGGTTAATTTATTAGAGATGGAACTTTTAGTCCACGATTAGTTCTTAAGTACAAAATGAGACACCAATTATGAACTAAAATATTACTCACTCTGTCCTTAAAAATTATATGGACCAAAAGatatgacacgggttttaagaagaAATTGGTAGTTTTGTTTAAGTTGCAAGCATTTAGTTTTAAGTACAAAATGAGACACCAATTATGAACTAAATTATgatacatatattaatattgtACACGAATTAATTGATTTAGTCTTCCATGTCAACCATTTAGTCTTtccttctctaaaaaaaatagtcttCCTCTCACCACATCCACAAGCATATCAATGGCAATTTCTTCTATTCCCACTTTTTTGTGTCTTTCTTTATATTTATGATTACTAgctacaaaaaaatcgttacGCGGATTGGCCTACTTGTGGATAGTGGTGCCGCCGGTTCAGGAACCGAcggttccgggcccgaaccggcggttcagggtccgGAATCCGGcgaacctgaaccggcccggatgAAATTAAAAGGGCCGGTTTTctgaccctgaaccggcggttccggtccGGGCCAAGATCCGGCGGTTCAAGGGCCGAAAATCGGCGGTTCCGggctttttcgttttttttttaatttttttttgtattcttttttatgaaattaaatgatttgtgatgaaatttcaaaattctaatttaacttaaatcttaaaatatataatataaatgacttgtgtagaaaatttaatgattgtgatgaaattaaatgatttatgtcatattttttttccttttatgcaattaaatgatttatgtcattttaaaattaaatgacttgtgttgaaaatttatattttatgaaattaaatgattgtgatgtaaagcaagaacaataaagtataGCAATTGAATAAGCAAGAGAATAGCTAAAGTATTATAGAGCAAgagcaatagcacataaagaatggaggagaattAGAAGTAGAAGAGAGGAGAGTGTAGAATTGTTAATACAATGGAGTGAttttgaaggtggaagaaggggggtatttatagataaaattgggtgggggaaaATGTGAATTAGATAAAATTGTGTGGGGGAAAAGTATAAATATAatgttgaaaatttgaaaaaacaaaataaaaaaagcaaaacatttcaaattttgaattgaagaagCCAAGAAGGCCGGTCAAGCCCTAGGCCGCTAGGCGCCTAGCCCCCTGCCCCCTAGCCTGCGCCCCTGCCCCCCTGCGCCCCAGCCAGCTGCTCTCCTCGGCCCCCGCACcggaccggcggttcagggttggGGGAAATGGGAACCTTAACCGGCCCGGATAACtggcggttcggccctgaaccggcccgtcggtcaacggtccgggccggAACTACTTGTGGAATATATGGACTAACTATCAGCTAGACTTTGTAATCCTAATGCAATAACGACTTTTATTACTTAGCAAACTCTTGcaaataactaattaatttttagtaattattaaattcaatttttgagTGATGCTATTCGATAAAACTACCTATGGTCCATTCTAATACCAAGCTTATTGCATTAATTAACAAATCAACTCATCCGCCTCCTAGAACAAATGAAAGTtgctaaattaattaatagatactTTATAAGTGCAATAGTCTTTCAAGTGGCTTATTTAAAGCCACTTGCACAAGTTTGTAGAAAACACAAATCACAATACTATCAATTAATAGCCTCTTCATCACAATGCTTCCAAAGTTGTTCTTCGTCATTTCTACACTAATTTCCTCCTTCATTTTCACTACTCATTCTTATAATACCCAATGTCTTCACCATCAGAAAATCTTGTTGCTTCAACTCAAGGATGAGTTGAGCTTCAATTCTTCTCTTTCAACAAAATTGGTGCGATGGAATGAAAGGGATGAGTGCTGCAAGTGGCACGGTGTGGAATGTGATGTTGCTGGCTACGTCGTCAGTTTGCAGCTCGATGATGAGTCCATTTCTGGTGGAATCGCGGATTCATCGAGTCTCTTCAGACTTGAATATCTAGAGAATCTTAACCTGGCCGACAATAATTTCAACGACACTCCCATTCCGAAAGGTATTCACAATCTCACCTATTTGACACACTTGAATTTATCCGATGCTGAATTTGGTGGGCAGGTTCCAGCTGAAATTTCTTCCTTGAGGAGGTTGGTTAGTCTCGATATCTTCTCTGATTATCCAATATCAGTGAAACTGGAGATGCTTGTCCAAAATCTAACAGGGCTTCGAGAGCTctatcactactacaaaagtttacatacataacagtgaatagataacggtttttttcaaaaaccattatgtatgagcgcacttttaggaatagataacggttttgcgaaaatccgttatttatgtagtgttgtctaaatgcatagataacggtttgaacaaatgcgttatgtttttgcgttatctattagttgcatacataacggtattacaaaaccgttgtgccaccgttatctatgaccatcttttataacggttattttaaccgttatatatgagcgcctcaatactgttatgtattacttttatagtatttatttttaattttaataatattataaaaaattaaaaccctaatttcctaATACACCCATCCaatccactctctctctctctctctcaccgttcTCTCCTCTTCCTTTTCTCTTAGCCACCGCCTTACTCCCTTCAAACCAGGCGGCTACTGTCGCCGCCAGCCCCCATCCTCGCCGCCATTCTCCACCGTCCTCGCCGCCGCATAGTTGTTCGCGCCGCCGTCCTCGCCACCATCCTCGCCGCTGAGGCCCTTTATCCCTTTCTCTTTTGCGAACAGCAGCGGTCCGAGCCGCCGCCGCTGATGTATCATTCTCTGAAACTCCGGCGCCGCTTCTGTAAAATCTGGCGACTGATTTTTGCCGTTCTTTCCCTCTTTTTCTCTTCGTCTCGGTTTCCCTCTCTAATCCCTCACTGGAAGCGCACAATTGAAGGGAAGAAGTCGAGCCCTAGCTTCTCTGTCTGAAATCGCCGGTCGCCGCCCTGGCTTGACGCCGCCGCGTCTCCCTTGGTCGGAGATCGCAACACCGCTAAAGTCCTTCCTCTGCTCACAGATCGAGCCCTAGTTTCTCTCGATCCAGCTAAGATAATTTTTGGTTCTATCACTCtttgatttttgtttatttggAATCTGAGGTTGTGATTGTTAGTTTGGATGAACCCTAACTATGTGGGGTTATGATTGTGAGTTATTTGCTGGTTTTCGATTGCTTGTTTGTATTGACATGCAACCCCTAGGATGAAACCTAAGTTTGGATGTGTTTGGTGCAAACTGATTGTTGGTTAATTTGTCAATGATGCAATCTGATTGTTTCTTCTTTGGATGCTGAGGCATTGTGATGCTTACTTGGGGTTATGATTGTGGGTTATTAGTTGGTTTTCGATTGCTTGTTTGTATTGGCATGCAACCCCTAGGATGAAACCTAGGTTTGGGTGTGTTTGATGCAAACTGAAATGTTAAAATGTCAATGATGCAaactgaaattttaattaagctGAGACATTACATGAGTTTACATGCTAAACAACAGGTTCATGCTTTTATAACTTCATCTGCTGCATGCTAATTTTTCAAATGGATTTTCAGGCCTGCTCTTTTCTTATTACCTATGCGGATTGAGTAGctgttttttcttttgaatGATTACCTGCAGCTCATCCCCGTTCTGTGGATTACCAATTTCTCTTGATGTTTTCAAGTGAAGTTGGTGTTGAAAATGTTGATTTGTGTAACGTTGTCCCTTCATGTGATGAAAACTGATGTAAAGCATTGTAGAGTTCCCATGTGATGGAGCTTGCTGTGAAACTTGTTCAGTTCATTATAAGCACGCTGCCTGCCGAAGATGTTTATTTAGAGCCTCAGCAGAGCTATCAAATATGGTGATTCTTAGTAGTGAAGATTTTATTGTAGCCTCTAACTTCATCTTCCAATGCATTTATTGTGAATCTTATCATGCTTGAACTACCTCAATTTCAGGGAGTGTTATGTTCAACACTATAGTCACTAACAAGTGATTGAGTTTTATCCATTAAGAAATGAGCTTATTTAGCCCAGGGACTTTATAGATTGTGATGTGGGATGCTGAGTTACATTTATGTGAATGATATTCTATTTGCAGTTTGATTATATGTTTGGAACGAAGAGGCTGCAGGTAATTATGTAATTGAAATTATGCTGATTTGATAAGCTTTTAACCCAAAGGTTCTTTTGCTTAACGCAGCCCTTTTTAATAACAGTAGACGGCAGTTTAGTGTTTATTTTAGTGTTTCACTGTTTGACAGATAGCTGTTCAAAACATAAAAATTGTTGAAGAGTTTGGTGGGTACAATTATGCATCAACAGATCTTGCTGCTCTGTGGTGAGTTGCCACATTTAGCAAAGGTTCTTTCTGATCCTTTTTCTTATTGTAGCACACTACTAGTTGCTAGGAGTAGTGTACCCCTGGTTTAGAATAGGGTCAGATACCTACAATGTTGGTGCCTTTTTACTGTTATTGCTATAACAGGTGCTGATAAAAAACTTGTAAATGTAAGCCTTGGAAAGTGTTCTTGTTCTAAGACTTACATGTACAATATGTAGGTACCGACTGAACGAGGAAAAGGCTAAATGGATTATATATGTTACTGATGTTGGCCAAAGAGAGCACTTTGAAATGCTTTTTGCTGTAAGTTTGAATGTCTTACACTTCATGTCTTTACATAAACTCCCTTGCATGCTGAATTTCATGCTGAGAGAGTGATGCACTTTCAGGCGGCCAAACGAGCCGGTTGGCTTCCAGCTGATGGCAGTAAGTATCCTAAAGCTAGTCATGTCGGGTTTGGGCTTGTCCTTGGAGAAGATGGAAAACGATTCCGTACTCGCAGTACTGAAACTGTCAAACTGGTTGATTTACTAATTGAAGCCAAAAGTAGATGCAAAACCGCTTTAATTGAAAGAGGTTAGTTGTGTATTCTTTCTCCTCGGCTCTAATACCTGAGTTGATTCATATTGTTCTGCTTATGCTCTGAAATGAGAAAACCGGACCTAACAAGTACTTAAATGCATGCCAGGCAAAGATAAAGAATGGACTGAGGAGGAGCTTGATAAAACTGCTGATGCAGTTGGATATGGGGCTGTTAAGTAAGTTTCCTGCATCTTGGGCTGTTTTTCTCTGATGAGTATTGTTCTATGATGTTTTGGCTAGAGAGATTATAAATCTTTCACTAGCTGTTGCTAACAAGATCTCTCATGATAGTCAATTTTTGTCCATAAAACAGATATGCTGATCTGAAGAATAACCGGACAACGAACTATACATTTAGTTTTGACCAGATGCTCAATGATAAGGTGAGTTACAAAGATCATAAACATAAGTGAAAGAATTAGTTAATAGCATTAAATGACAAGTTATtaatattgtaaaataaatgTTTTGCTCCACATACCTTCTGTAAATGAAAGTTAAATTCTGTGACTGTTGTTTTCTGGTCTCAGGCTCAGCACTTTCTAAAAAATCTATACAAGGAGGTAGCACTTCGATTGCAGGGATGTGGAGTGCAAGGAAGAGCTTTTACTCTCAAGGTTGTGTCTCATTTTCTCAAGTAAAAGAGTATATATTTTGATGCAACTGTCACAGAATGTATCGGCCATTAATTGATGCTTAAATGCTTAAACAACTATTCAACCTTTATTCTAGGGTTTACGGTTTAGTTTTTTCTCAAAAACCTATTCAACCTTTATTCCagataaagaagaagaaaagtgaTGCAGGAGAACCAGTAAAGTACATGGGCTGTGGGGACTGTGAGAATCTCAGTAAAGTACATGGGCTATGGTAGCTTGGGATGGCTTGAGGTCAAAAGACAACCAGAGAATCATAGCAGGTTGATtaactagttcttgaggacttGGTGATAGAAacattgtatgatagatttttgttttagctataaggtagttggtattttcaattttgaatcggaatatgcaatgatgatgtatacttgatatttggttcatttgtataataatgtatgaattttttggatgatatataatattgttatcgttgattttatcattttgtcgttttataaaaattacaaaatttaaaaatatactacaattatataaagtgcaaaaaactgttataaaaggtgcaaaaaatcgttatgtattctaattaaatataacggttaaaattgttataaaaactgcaaaaatcgttataaaaagtgcaaaaaatcgttataaaaagtgcaaaaaaccgttatgtattctatcaaagataacggttaaaaccgttataaaaagtgcaaaaaactgttaactatgataaaaaaaaaattaatacataacgaaaaatcttaatacataacggtgaaaaaccgttatgtataacctttatagataacggatgcgtactgttatgtatgacgcattgtaccgttatctatgctactatacataacggttttgaaaccgttgtgtatgacgtatagaatagataacaccactatacacaacggtttttttgctcatagataacggaaaaaatccgttatctatgagcgtttttctagtagtgtatCTTGATGGTGTGAATGTCACTTCCTCTCATGAGAGGAGAAAATGGAGCCACATTATATCATCATATTTACCCAACCTCACCACCTTGAGCTTGCGTGGTTGTGGTTTATCTGGCCCTTTAGCTAAGTCCTTTGGGCAactccattccctttccatccTTCGACTAGATTTTAACCATCTTATTTTTAAATCCatacctattataaaaaagtcttattttataaaatttgattgaTCTATTATATtcctcatatatatacttaatttaaggtcaattgtgtaatttaatgtattatatcttttatattataaaaatctTATAAGCTCCACCAATCAATCCGCAGGCTAAATTCTACAATTAGAATTTTGAGTTGGTCTCCATGTTAAGCGTGTTATTGGGTTTAGTTGCTAATGAGACAAAACCGCCTTTCACTATTCACGGATAACCTTTATAGAGGGCCTGGGCTGGGCCCATGCTTGTGGATTGAAATGGGCATGTTCGTCCGTGGGTTCAACTCGGTTGAGTTTCGTGGGCTTCAAGTTGGTTTTGTATTCTGATGTATATCAAATAGATTTAGtttaatatctaatgaattaatatatatttataataatatataatatgtaatttatgaacttaataaaatttcttttcttttctttttaataaaatttctatttcagcagtaaTTTATgaacttaattttaaaataaaatatgtaataaggGTGAACTAGGCAATTCACATATTGTTCCCAAGTcactttttatattagtatagatattattcaaatttaaatttaaaaattcaaaggaaaatactttaataatttaaatcgTTGAATTAGACTTTCAAGTCAATTATTCAAGTCAACTAGCATGGCCCACTTtgcaatttcttttcttttctataCATGCTAATCATCATAACTATCATGAAAACATGATTGATTGAAATATATGTGGAATATTtgaacaaaaatatttaatttctcaataaaACCTTACACTATATGTAACACCCGGTTTTTTCACTACAGTATAtatgttattattaattttattttctattttctattatctaaaagaagaaagagaagtagaatcactgagatgagatgagatattattataatatccTGAGCTTTTAATTTGCATccgttattaattttattcttggaAGCAAGTTATAATTCCTAGTTAAagggattattttattattttcagagATGAGAATGATGATAAATAAGAGATATTATTAGTCGACTTATTGCTCGACTAATTGAAGTGAcggatgttatttaattatttgagtattacTTATTAATGAGTTTATTGATTTAGTAATCAAGATTAATTACTAAATCAATAGTGTAAATGATATATCAATGACGATGGCACTTAtaagtttatatttattaacttAGTTGAACTGAGgcattatgtatatacatgtaTTAATTGATTACATGTGAgagttatattattatattagttAGAATAATATTTGTGGCTATTAGCAATAGCAATCCATAAGCTTTCACAAGAATGTAGATATTTTTacatttacttatttattttatttggggATATCTATTAACAAATCTTAAGAAGGAAGCTaccctttatttcttttcttattcTCGCGAGTTCGTCATTTCCTTTCCACCGCCTCCTaaatctcattttatttttggttcaAGCTTCAAAGAGACTAGcaatcattttttaaatttgttggaTATAACTCTTCTAGCAACTTCAAGAACCGACTCCACCCAGCAtaactctctcctctctcactcTGATCATTTCTTCCTCAATCTGCAAACTTAAAAACACCAGCAACAGTGAGAACTAAGGCAGCTTCGTCGGACCGGTAACGCCTTCAGCCGACAATGTTCATTGAAGAGCACCTATTTTTGAAATCAAGAGATTCAAGTCAGAAAAACAAATAGAATAGATACAGAAGAAGAAGAGCCGAGGGGGAGAGCAGCGAGAGAGGTTGAGAGAGAAAGATCGAGAGGGAGCATACCTGAGGCAGGGGTGGCGGTGTGATGGAGACAGCGGCGGTGACGGCGGGCCTTGCCGGAGGGGCGGATTTTAGAGGGGAAAGTGGAGGCAGAAAACCCTAGAATTTGGGCATTCTTGAGGTAAGATAGCTAAATGTTTGATGCTTATATAATTGAACTCTTAGGAGCGTGGAATGAGATTATATGATAGAAATTGGGGGATATTGAGCATGTTACTATGTGTTGAGCCAATTTTAGTTTAAGAATAAGGGAAGAACTACTTTTAATATTGATTGGAGAAGTTGAGGTGATTGATTGTGTTATAATTTGCTTGTTATATGTTGATGTGGTAAACGTGTGTGAAGTTTTGAGTTAAAGCATTCTAACATGTAGCAAGATGATGTAATTGAGTTCCTATGGTTTGTATTTAACAAacgtatgaattatatgttaaGTTGAAACAAAGGGGCTTTGCTGTCAGTTTTCGGCTTGACAGGGCAGTATGTTTCGAGGTGCTTTTGATGATGTTCCCGTAGTCCAAAtcttttgaaatttttactgtaATAACTTTATCATGAGTAGTAcgtttctgcaaaatttcagctAAATCCGAGACCATTAGATGTGTCAAACGAGTTTCTGAAATGTACTGCGCGAAGCAGCGTAGTTCTGTGGCAGATTTTGCCTTTTGTGAGATAATTTCATATACACTTGAGatattgtatttttgtaactttctaATAAAAATAGACTCTGAGAGATTTCTAAAAATGTAAAGtttgtatttttctttgaagaggttgattttatatgatttttcaaagttGAGATTCATATATGATTACATATTTGAAGTTACTTACTTGGGATAGTTGAGTAAAACTATGCTTAAGTCATTGGTCAATTCTTGAATTGATATTTTGGTTATCAATTATAAACTAATCTATATAGAATGGGTTAGTTACTCTTACTTTTTCAACTTGAGATATCCCAAGAGATATGATGTTACTGTTTGCTTTTGGTTAGTTTAGTTGATGCAACCCTAGTTTTGCAAAAGATTAAAAGTTTATCGGGATGCTATTTATAGTTATTTCTTCTTATCTAGTTATCCAACCTTATTTTATAATCTTGCTATTATGAAGGTGACAGTAACAATGCTAGATAAGTGAGCAAGAGTTTCTACATCGTTAAGtatatcaggtgggcttactaacTCAAGAAGTAAAGATGCATACTTTATTATATGAAGTTTgagtgtatgcatttattttcaaattattgacttgccaatgtTTGAGATTTGTATGATACCATCTACATAGAAgaacgaattcgggtcctgagcgagtcaggatttgtgtacacagagTTGACAGTTAACCTTTGAGTTAGCTTGTCATCgtgtttgagaaggaggcctacttctcaacacTCAGAGTTATATGATGCGTAGatatggtacatacatgttaatgtctgcagacgtatatgatgttatgatgattATGGAGATATTTTACAGTTTTGCATGCacatgttatttaaataaaactcctgtgtgatgcttgagatggcaagttcaatatatagctctaagagcaagtttaaagttatttcggcatgtaaccactgagtgctttttggtactcagccctgcgtatgtttctaaatatgcaggttaagctgtgatgTAGATGGATGCAAGCAGAGCAAAGCCTTCAGAGTATATtaaattaggctcaggattccatgtcttcatacatgtaatccacatGAATTATTCCGCTGCAACACTCAGTCTATTCTACTTTGTTGATGTGTTGTACATATTTTAAATCAATAGCTTTGAGAATTATATCACTTGAAAGTTAGACAACTTGTCGTTGAGTATTGTAAGTTGTCTACTCATGAGTTTTAAAAGTGACTGCTTATGATTATCCAATATTAAAGTAATTCATCGTTAAAGAgagttcattattattatttaaatctcttttcttttgcattttctTACTCCCTTTCCCAGTCACAcctttccccggcttaattctACACTAGCTTAGGCCGGGCTGTGACACTATATATATCTTCAATTCCTTGATATTATATTACATTATTAgagaatattaatttaattatgtgacATATGAATATCTAAGCGTATACATGAAATAAATTTAGTTATGAACAATTTCTTTTCTATAAAAATGGGGTACACAAAttaaaaagggtaaatatcatattaaaccttgaactatactcgttttatcaaaaatatcctgaaactttcgaaatgctctctaaaccctcaaagtatcatagttttatcaaatatatcctgaaTCTCTTTTTCGgccaccaaaaacgtgatgtggcttgCCCGATGCTACagtgtaatttaaaatctattttttttaaatgacgtcatttaataatcttttttttaatccatgtctaGATCAAAATCCATCCTGAAAATTAAAACCCAAATGAAAACCCTCCTGCCCGATTCGCTTGTCAAATTCGTCGGAAACCATTTGGAATTACTTGCAAATTCGACATGTTCTCGGCGTTTATGGGATAATTGTGGTCGGTGGTATCTGAGATAGGAGGCGGATTGTGCAATGAAGGAAAATAGAGATTAAATTTCCAGGAAGGTTTTCATTTGGGTAATATTAGAGATCGGAACAAACCTGCGAAGCCCTGTCTCGAACAAGAAGCCCGCGAAGAGAGCTTCAAACCAGAGCATCATACGCGCGCGATTCTCTGCAGCAGCCAGCAGATTGGGGTCTGAAATTTTACCTATCCAACAATCAATTGTCTCGGCCACACACAAATAACGTAAGCAGCGAAACTTAAAGCAAAACGTGCGGAAAGTAAAAAACACAAGACACCAACAATGattacccagttcggtgataacacacctacgtctggggggccacgcccagttccaacagttcactagtgaagataagaaatacaaaggacttacacgcgaaGACTCGATCTTCCTAGCCTATATTTCTTCCCAAACCTTCACCTACGTGAACAAAAAAAGAGCAAGATAGAACTTACCCACAGAACGTGATTGCCTCTCAATCCACGTTCAAACCAACATCAAGAAACACTCCTACAAGCCAGAGTACAGATGAACGAACATAAAACCAACACACGCTTCCAAAGAAATAAGGAGTAAAGCAACAGCACACCCTCACGTATTGTATGCTCTCTAGATGCACGAAAATACTCTCTCAAAATAAGTAGAATAACGATGAGTGCAGCCGCAGCCTT
This window encodes:
- the LOC131013428 gene encoding uncharacterized protein LOC131013428 — protein: MLPKLFFVISTLISSFIFTTHSYNTQCLHHQKILLLQLKDELSFNSSLSTKLVRWNERDECCKWHGVECDVAGYVVSLQLDDESISGGIADSSSLFRLEYLENLNLADNNFNDTPIPKGIHNLTYLTHLNLSDAEFGGQVPAEISSLRRLFDYMFGTKRLQIAVQNIKIVEEFGGYNYASTDLAALWYRLNEEKAKWIIYVTDVGQREHFEMLFAAAKRAGWLPADGSKYPKASHVGFGLVLGEDGKRFRTRSTETVKLVDLLIEAKSRCKTALIERGKDKEWTEEELDKTADAVGYGAVKYADLKNNRTTNYTFSFDQMLNDKAQHFLKNLYKEVALRLQGCGVQGRAFTLKIKKKKSDAGEPVKYMGCGDCENLSKVHGLW